Proteins from a genomic interval of Amycolatopsis sp. cg13:
- the benB gene encoding benzoate 1,2-dioxygenase small subunit: MTAAAEKTITQHDVEQFLYREARYLDDREFEKWLECYADDVVYWMPSWGDDDLLTEDPQRDISLIYYPNKGGLEDRVFRIRTERSSATSLPEPRTSHNISNVELIERHGDLVDVRFNWHTMYFRYHTVDPYYGTSFYTIDFSGPSPLIRRKTVVLKNDYIHHVVDVYHF; this comes from the coding sequence ATGACCGCGGCCGCCGAGAAGACTATTACCCAGCACGACGTCGAGCAGTTCCTTTACCGCGAGGCGCGGTATCTGGACGACCGCGAGTTCGAGAAGTGGCTGGAGTGTTACGCCGACGACGTCGTGTACTGGATGCCTTCCTGGGGCGACGACGATCTGCTCACCGAGGACCCGCAGCGCGACATTTCGCTGATCTACTATCCGAACAAGGGCGGGCTCGAGGACCGGGTGTTCCGGATCCGCACCGAACGGTCGAGCGCGACGTCCCTCCCGGAACCGCGGACCAGCCACAACATCTCGAATGTCGAGCTGATCGAGCGGCACGGCGATCTCGTGGACGTGCGGTTCAACTGGCACACGATGTACTTCCGGTACCACACGGTCGATCCGTATTACGGGACCTCGTTCTACACCATCGATTTCTCCGGGCCGTCGCCGTTGATCCGGCGGAAGACGGTGGTGCTCAAGAACGATTACATCCACCACGTCGTCGACGTGTACCACTTCTGA
- the benC gene encoding benzoate 1,2-dioxygenase electron transfer component BenC has product MNHRIALSFEDGVTRFVTCAPEQTVADASYRQRINIPLDCRDGACGTCKAFCESGEYEGGSYLEDALSADEAERGYVLPCSMKPKSDLVLQIASTSAVAKTQAAEHHGTLVALERLSPTTMSLTVEIRDRDRLAFLPGQYVNITVPGTEVTRSYSFSNAPEDDRLTFLVKLSPGGVMSDYLTGRAKSGDELTFTGPHGSFFLRETDRPVLLLAGGTGLAPILSIVRTMRDSGVTRPAHLVYGVSTDDDLVETATLEKLATEVPGLTWDYCVSDPGSAAPNKGYVTTLIRDEHLHGGDVAVYLCGPPPMVEAVRGHFASAGFEPTGFYYEKFALAAPVRAPEIPVQPVVVADPEPEPELEFVAGRALAGQELFPTVELAPLRAGAVLSAAEEARVARTIAGQEMLPAADETPGEYEIGEEHPSVHESDAVFEARQALELGALELTIGRLTSGQLAGYRLLAESTVPYVDGDRFLDAAAYTETNAAFHDYLFTLTGNEHLLQAYQALGVKGHMSETLRNATWCHPRCTQDHLDLVAAFESGDRATARRLVAEHAERSKVTTRRAMGGAAERPKFLSPGRFAGKVVVVTGAAQGIGEATARRIAAEDGALVLADRSGLVSGLADELPEAAAVVADLETWAGAQAVVEAALARFGRIDVLVNNVGGALRFKPFTEFGPDEIEAEVRRSLLTTLFSCRAVLPSMAQRGGGVIVNVSSAATRGIHRIPYSAAKGGVNALTASLAFEYADAGVRVVATAPGGTEAPPRRIPRGGPDPATDQEREWFQAHIDQTVGSSLLKRYGTLDEQAAAIAFLASDEASYVTGTVLPVAGGDPG; this is encoded by the coding sequence ATGAACCACCGGATCGCTCTGTCCTTTGAGGACGGTGTCACCCGCTTCGTCACCTGTGCGCCGGAGCAGACCGTCGCGGACGCGTCGTACCGGCAGCGCATCAACATCCCGCTCGACTGCCGCGACGGTGCGTGCGGAACTTGCAAGGCGTTCTGCGAATCGGGGGAGTACGAGGGCGGTTCCTATTTGGAAGACGCCTTGAGCGCGGACGAGGCTGAGCGCGGGTATGTGCTGCCGTGCAGCATGAAGCCGAAGTCCGATCTGGTGCTGCAGATCGCGAGTACCTCGGCGGTCGCGAAGACGCAGGCCGCGGAGCATCACGGCACTCTTGTCGCACTGGAACGGCTTTCGCCGACGACGATGTCGTTGACGGTGGAAATCCGCGACCGGGACCGGCTCGCGTTTCTGCCCGGGCAGTACGTGAACATCACTGTTCCGGGCACCGAGGTGACGCGGTCGTACTCGTTCAGCAACGCGCCCGAGGACGACCGGCTGACTTTCCTGGTGAAGCTCTCGCCGGGCGGGGTCATGTCGGATTACCTGACCGGACGGGCGAAATCCGGCGACGAGCTGACGTTCACCGGGCCGCACGGGAGTTTCTTCCTGCGCGAGACGGACCGGCCGGTGTTGTTGCTGGCCGGGGGCACCGGGCTCGCGCCGATTCTGTCCATTGTGCGCACTATGCGCGATTCTGGCGTGACCAGGCCAGCGCATCTGGTGTATGGCGTGAGCACCGACGACGATCTGGTGGAGACGGCGACGCTGGAGAAGCTTGCCACGGAGGTTCCTGGGCTGACCTGGGACTATTGCGTTTCGGATCCGGGGAGTGCCGCGCCGAACAAGGGCTATGTGACCACGCTGATCCGGGACGAGCACCTGCACGGCGGCGATGTCGCGGTGTATCTGTGCGGTCCGCCGCCGATGGTGGAGGCGGTGCGGGGGCATTTCGCGTCGGCCGGGTTCGAGCCGACCGGGTTCTATTACGAGAAGTTCGCGCTTGCCGCACCAGTTCGGGCACCTGAGATCCCAGTGCAGCCGGTGGTGGTCGCCGATCCGGAACCCGAACCGGAGCTGGAGTTCGTCGCGGGCCGCGCGCTGGCCGGGCAGGAGCTGTTCCCGACGGTCGAACTGGCCCCGCTGCGGGCCGGAGCAGTGCTGTCCGCAGCGGAAGAAGCGCGGGTCGCACGCACGATCGCGGGCCAGGAAATGCTGCCCGCGGCCGACGAAACGCCGGGTGAGTACGAAATCGGCGAGGAACACCCGTCGGTACACGAATCGGACGCGGTGTTCGAGGCTCGGCAGGCCCTCGAACTGGGCGCGCTCGAACTGACCATCGGACGGCTGACGTCGGGTCAGCTCGCCGGATACCGGCTGCTGGCCGAGTCGACAGTGCCCTATGTGGACGGTGACCGGTTCCTGGACGCCGCCGCCTATACCGAAACCAACGCGGCCTTCCACGACTACCTGTTCACGCTCACCGGCAACGAGCACCTCCTGCAGGCATATCAGGCGCTCGGCGTGAAGGGTCACATGTCCGAGACGCTGCGCAACGCGACCTGGTGCCATCCGCGCTGCACGCAGGATCACTTGGACCTGGTCGCGGCGTTCGAGTCCGGAGACCGGGCGACCGCGCGACGGCTGGTGGCCGAGCACGCGGAACGGTCGAAGGTCACCACCCGGCGGGCGATGGGCGGTGCCGCCGAGAGGCCGAAATTCCTGTCGCCGGGGCGGTTCGCGGGCAAGGTCGTGGTGGTCACCGGGGCCGCGCAGGGGATCGGCGAGGCGACGGCCCGGCGGATCGCCGCGGAGGACGGCGCGCTGGTGCTCGCGGACCGGTCCGGCCTGGTCAGCGGCCTGGCCGACGAGCTGCCCGAGGCCGCCGCGGTGGTCGCCGACCTGGAGACCTGGGCGGGCGCGCAGGCGGTCGTCGAGGCGGCCTTGGCCCGGTTCGGCCGGATCGACGTGCTGGTCAACAACGTCGGCGGCGCGCTGCGGTTCAAGCCGTTCACCGAGTTCGGCCCGGACGAGATCGAGGCCGAGGTCCGCCGGTCCCTGCTGACCACGCTGTTCTCCTGCCGGGCGGTGCTGCCGTCGATGGCGCAGCGGGGCGGCGGGGTGATCGTGAACGTCTCGTCGGCGGCCACCCGCGGCATTCACCGGATCCCGTATTCGGCGGCGAAAGGCGGGGTCAACGCGCTGACCGCGTCGCTGGCGTTCGAGTACGCCGATGCCGGCGTGCGGGTGGTCGCGACCGCGCCGGGCGGCACCGAAGCCCCGCCCCGGCGGATTCCGCGCGGCGGCCCCGATCCGGCCACTGACCAGGAACGGGAGTGGTTCCAGGCGCACATCGACCAGACTGTCGGGTCGTCATTGCTGAAGCGGTACGGCACCCTGGACGAGCAGGCCGCGGCGATCGCGTTCCTGGCCTCGGACGAGGCCTCGTACGTCACCGGCACCGTCCTGCCCGTGGCCGGGGGCGATCCCGGCTGA
- a CDS encoding LuxR C-terminal-related transcriptional regulator, whose translation MTTAAEELAGLLSQAGRAVLLCGPAGCGRTTLAQRAADAFPGPVLLATAAEWESCSAFAVLRQLFPDLSADGGPLPIAERIAAELMPGTLLVVDDAHLSDVDSVRTLSSLLRHHQAARVTVLFTASTGDSRARADVLELLARMSGDEVRVPPLDAAEVSEMASARGIALHPTMAERLCRHTLGRPRYVVQLLTEVPRATWAGFDPNLPAPAAVAASVRERVSQLSPAAERFVAATAVLGAGAAVRSVASLADLDGDPLPWLDETCAALLVELAPRGLAEVGPPDPMVRAAVLAGLGPERRSKLQRRAAELVEDPARSLRLLVAASPVPDAGVADRLDALAVERAAAGAWGTAAVLLNDAGRLTEDAELRQARITRAVDALIGAGDVFRAAALAPEVESMRETPLRDAVLGYLAVVRGRAAEAGGRLSRAWDIVNASRDPETAALICQRYVLDALCRYSAEDLVRWADRAIELAVPETPAAVEAAAIRGLGLAASGRAKQARRDYVQLSERIRHGAQAQRVVMARGWLNLLTDRIDDARVDLESAVPTSYLGGSARISLWAQAWLARTLFLSGEWDDALRVVREALVLVDRTGIVVTAPLLHWTSAAVHALRGDQGRAEEALLACAAGSQDYEIMRVPALLARAQVAEAAADSAGVLRALHPLTRLTLPTSVDEPGHWPWHDLYAHALVLSGRSEEADVFLAPHERAAGKREHASARARLAAARGRLLGARNDHVGAVAAFDAAVELIGGLPLRYDQARIAFAYGQTLRRLGRRARADTQLVAARDGFASMGAVTYVARCERELRAGGVHLPRGGVDLLTPQEEAVARMVARGQSNREVAAELFLSVKTVQYHLTRIYAKLGIRGRTELAVLRSGEGE comes from the coding sequence GTGACGACAGCGGCGGAGGAGCTGGCCGGCCTGCTTTCCCAGGCGGGGCGCGCGGTGCTGCTGTGCGGTCCGGCCGGCTGCGGTCGCACCACGCTGGCGCAGCGGGCCGCCGACGCGTTCCCCGGGCCGGTGCTCCTGGCGACCGCGGCCGAATGGGAGAGCTGCAGCGCGTTCGCCGTGCTGCGGCAGCTGTTCCCGGATCTGTCCGCGGACGGCGGGCCGTTGCCGATCGCGGAGCGGATCGCGGCTGAGCTGATGCCGGGGACGTTGCTGGTGGTCGACGACGCGCATCTGTCCGATGTCGACTCGGTGCGAACGCTGTCGTCGCTGCTGCGGCATCATCAGGCGGCGCGGGTGACAGTGCTGTTCACTGCGTCAACGGGGGATTCTCGCGCTCGCGCGGACGTTTTGGAGTTGCTCGCCCGGATGTCCGGGGACGAGGTGCGCGTGCCGCCTTTGGATGCCGCGGAAGTGTCCGAAATGGCCTCGGCGCGCGGTATCGCTTTGCATCCGACGATGGCTGAACGGTTGTGTCGGCACACTCTCGGCCGGCCGCGATATGTGGTGCAGCTGCTGACTGAGGTGCCGCGGGCTACTTGGGCTGGGTTCGATCCCAACCTGCCTGCTCCCGCCGCTGTTGCAGCTTCGGTCCGGGAGCGAGTTTCGCAGCTTTCTCCTGCGGCGGAACGGTTTGTCGCGGCTACGGCAGTGCTCGGTGCTGGTGCGGCGGTGCGGTCGGTGGCGTCGTTGGCTGATCTCGACGGGGATCCGTTGCCGTGGCTGGACGAGACGTGTGCGGCACTGTTGGTCGAGCTCGCGCCGCGCGGGCTTGCGGAGGTGGGGCCGCCGGATCCGATGGTGCGCGCGGCTGTGCTCGCCGGGCTGGGGCCGGAGCGGCGGTCGAAGCTGCAGCGGCGGGCGGCGGAGCTGGTCGAGGATCCGGCGCGGAGTTTGCGGTTGCTGGTCGCGGCCAGTCCGGTGCCGGACGCTGGGGTCGCGGATCGGCTTGATGCGCTGGCGGTCGAGCGGGCCGCGGCGGGGGCTTGGGGGACGGCGGCGGTGCTGCTCAACGATGCTGGGCGGCTCACTGAGGATGCCGAACTGCGGCAGGCTCGGATTACTCGGGCTGTCGATGCGTTGATCGGTGCTGGCGATGTGTTTCGGGCTGCTGCGCTTGCTCCGGAAGTCGAGAGTATGCGTGAGACGCCGTTGCGGGATGCGGTGCTGGGCTATCTCGCGGTGGTGCGTGGTCGGGCTGCGGAAGCTGGCGGACGGTTGAGCAGGGCTTGGGATATCGTCAATGCTTCGCGGGATCCGGAGACGGCTGCGTTGATATGTCAGCGGTATGTGCTTGATGCGCTATGCCGGTACTCCGCTGAGGATCTGGTGCGGTGGGCGGATCGGGCCATTGAATTGGCTGTGCCGGAGACTCCTGCTGCGGTGGAGGCCGCGGCCATTCGGGGGCTGGGGCTTGCTGCTTCCGGGCGGGCTAAGCAGGCTCGGCGGGATTACGTGCAGTTGTCCGAGCGGATTCGGCATGGTGCGCAGGCGCAGCGGGTCGTCATGGCGCGGGGGTGGCTGAATCTTCTGACGGATCGGATTGACGACGCTCGGGTGGATTTGGAAAGTGCGGTGCCTACTAGTTATTTGGGCGGGTCGGCGCGGATTTCCTTGTGGGCGCAGGCTTGGTTGGCTCGGACGTTGTTCCTGAGCGGGGAGTGGGACGACGCGTTGCGGGTGGTTCGGGAGGCGCTGGTTCTGGTTGACCGGACGGGGATTGTGGTCACCGCGCCGTTGCTGCACTGGACTTCGGCTGCGGTGCATGCGTTGCGGGGGGATCAGGGGCGGGCTGAGGAGGCTTTGCTGGCTTGTGCTGCTGGGTCGCAGGATTACGAGATCATGCGGGTTCCGGCTTTGTTGGCGCGGGCGCAGGTTGCGGAGGCGGCGGCGGATTCTGCTGGGGTGTTGCGGGCGTTGCATCCGTTGACTCGGTTGACGTTGCCTACGTCGGTGGATGAGCCTGGGCATTGGCCTTGGCATGATCTTTATGCGCATGCGCTCGTCCTTAGTGGACGTTCTGAGGAGGCGGATGTGTTTTTGGCTCCTCATGAGCGGGCTGCTGGGAAGCGGGAGCATGCTTCGGCGCGGGCTCGTCTTGCTGCTGCTCGGGGCCGGTTGTTGGGGGCGCGTAATGATCATGTGGGGGCGGTGGCTGCGTTTGATGCTGCGGTGGAGTTGATTGGGGGGTTGCCGTTGCGGTATGACCAGGCTCGGATTGCGTTCGCTTATGGGCAGACTTTGCGTCGGTTGGGGCGGCGGGCTCGGGCGGATACGCAGCTGGTTGCTGCTCGGGACGGGTTTGCTTCTATGGGGGCGGTTACGTATGTGGCTCGGTGTGAGCGGGAGTTGCGGGCTGGTGGGGTGCATTTGCCGCGCGGTGGGGTGGATTTGTTGACGCCGCAGGAGGAGGCGGTGGCGCGGATGGTGGCTCGGGGACAGTCTAATCGGGAGGTGGCTGCGGAGTTGTTTTTGTCGGTTAAGACTGTGCAGTATCACTTGACTCGGATTTATGCGAAGTTGGGGATTCGGGGGAGGACTGAGTTGGCTGTTTTGCGTTCTGGGGAAGGGGAGTAG
- a CDS encoding DUF5829 family protein, with protein sequence MSTTRRTRTILQLLAVLLALAATGTGTAQAAEQPLLHFNHSYGVLDRETADAIEHSTYLKDFANFQVRTTTGAGGEKWTGRYLMGRETYLELFGVGDVPGKDGDLGSAGLGVSVEHTGQLSTVVQRLHDAGIANPLEFLQTRDFGDGKPVPWFNGVFTTDQYDTFGAWGMEYRAEYFADPRSNTGPAQYPGDISRNRYLPDDYRNHQMRDVTDIRLGITARDLSNTLPLLRAGGMTVRSLPTGALATDGMTTIHFETVAADQVGLRQIDLALNCPTGTRHVEQLGHSTLVVGPGAHARWTFNIRN encoded by the coding sequence ATGTCGACAACGCGAAGAACCCGGACGATCCTCCAGCTCCTGGCCGTGCTCTTGGCTTTGGCCGCGACCGGCACCGGCACCGCTCAGGCAGCCGAACAGCCGCTTCTGCACTTCAACCACTCCTACGGCGTCCTGGACCGGGAAACAGCCGACGCCATCGAGCATTCGACGTATCTGAAGGATTTCGCGAACTTCCAGGTCCGCACCACCACCGGCGCGGGCGGCGAAAAATGGACCGGCCGCTACCTGATGGGCCGCGAAACCTACTTGGAACTGTTCGGTGTCGGCGACGTCCCCGGCAAGGACGGCGACCTCGGTTCGGCGGGCCTGGGAGTCTCGGTCGAACACACCGGCCAGCTGTCCACAGTGGTCCAGCGTCTCCACGACGCAGGCATCGCGAACCCGTTGGAATTCCTGCAAACCCGCGACTTCGGCGACGGCAAGCCAGTCCCGTGGTTCAACGGAGTTTTCACCACCGACCAGTACGACACCTTCGGCGCGTGGGGCATGGAATACCGCGCGGAGTACTTCGCCGACCCCCGCAGCAACACCGGCCCAGCGCAATACCCCGGCGACATCAGCCGCAACCGCTACCTGCCTGACGACTACCGCAACCACCAGATGCGCGACGTCACCGACATCCGCCTAGGCATCACGGCCCGCGACCTCAGCAACACCCTGCCGCTGCTGCGCGCCGGAGGAATGACGGTCCGCTCGCTCCCCACCGGCGCCCTCGCCACGGATGGCATGACCACCATCCACTTCGAAACGGTAGCCGCGGACCAGGTCGGCCTGCGGCAAATCGACCTGGCTCTGAACTGCCCCACCGGGACAAGGCACGTTGAGCAACTGGGCCATTCCACGCTCGTGGTCGGCCCCGGCGCGCACGCTCGCTGGACCTTCAACATCCGCAACTGA
- a CDS encoding GH25 family lysozyme: protein MTTHHWGPAGRARRRLTGAVFAAAAALLVATASNASAAPAAAASTSAETPDNHQMGASIRAHEPGGGAVAPASVETTTSGIDVSSYQGAVDWQSYWNQGKRFAYVKATEGTGYQNPDFTQQYNGSYNVGMIRGAYHYGRPDLSGGAAQADYFVSHGGGWSGDGKTLPGTLDIEWGPSSACYGLSQSAMVSWIKAFSDEYHAKTSRWPVIYTATSWWTQCTGNQGDFSSTNPLWVAAYSSSPGTLPYAWGFYTFWQYTSTPLDQDYFSAGLDRLKVLATG from the coding sequence ATGACCACTCACCACTGGGGACCCGCCGGGAGGGCGCGCCGTCGCCTGACCGGGGCGGTGTTCGCCGCGGCTGCCGCCCTGCTCGTGGCGACCGCGTCGAACGCCTCGGCCGCACCTGCCGCGGCCGCGAGCACTTCGGCCGAGACTCCGGACAACCACCAGATGGGCGCTTCGATCCGGGCGCACGAACCGGGCGGCGGGGCGGTCGCGCCGGCGTCGGTCGAGACCACTACGTCCGGCATCGACGTGAGCAGTTACCAGGGCGCGGTCGACTGGCAGTCCTATTGGAACCAGGGCAAGCGGTTCGCTTACGTCAAGGCGACCGAGGGCACGGGGTACCAGAACCCGGACTTCACCCAGCAGTACAACGGTTCGTACAACGTCGGCATGATCCGCGGCGCATACCACTACGGGCGTCCCGATCTCTCGGGCGGCGCGGCGCAGGCCGACTACTTCGTCTCGCACGGCGGCGGCTGGTCGGGGGACGGCAAGACCCTGCCCGGCACGCTCGACATCGAGTGGGGGCCCAGTTCGGCCTGCTACGGGCTGAGCCAGTCCGCGATGGTGTCCTGGATCAAGGCGTTCAGCGACGAGTACCACGCGAAGACGTCGCGCTGGCCGGTCATCTACACGGCCACCAGCTGGTGGACCCAGTGCACCGGCAACCAGGGCGACTTCAGCTCGACCAACCCGCTGTGGGTGGCGGCGTACTCGTCGTCGCCGGGCACGCTCCCTTACGCGTGGGGGTTCTACACCTTCTGGCAGTACACCTCGACGCCGCTCGACCAGGACTACTTCAGCGCCGGTCTTGACCGGTTGAAGGTGCTGGCGACCGGCTGA
- a CDS encoding LysR family transcriptional regulator, which yields MELRQLRYFVAVFTEGSISRAAGSLLISQPALTRQIRVLERELGTPLFERVPTGVQATVAGRALHEHARQLLRLADATREVTRSAAPVKEQVEIALPPGIPQDWVLVALAEIRRQVPDAALSFLDASSTEQLRMLSEGRIDIGLIHQNPPSTLHGRLLFEHPFGVAIRPGHALFGRPQCRLRDLDDVRVLAHSRAQVPAGHDQMRAAAHGLGVSPNWRLARFNENALACAEAVEADAVLLSRPSANRMLPGWAWSELVEPSVPLTTWAACQPQTRRIVGAVMEVLASS from the coding sequence ATGGAACTGCGTCAGCTGCGGTACTTCGTCGCCGTCTTCACCGAGGGGTCGATCAGCCGGGCGGCCGGGTCGCTGCTGATCTCGCAGCCCGCGCTGACCCGGCAGATCCGCGTCCTCGAACGCGAGCTCGGGACGCCGTTGTTCGAACGGGTTCCGACGGGCGTCCAGGCGACCGTGGCCGGCCGGGCGCTGCACGAGCACGCGCGGCAGCTGCTTCGGCTCGCCGACGCGACGCGGGAGGTCACGCGGTCCGCGGCACCGGTCAAGGAGCAGGTCGAGATCGCGTTGCCGCCGGGGATTCCGCAGGACTGGGTGCTCGTCGCGCTGGCGGAGATCCGCCGCCAGGTGCCGGACGCGGCGTTGTCGTTTTTGGACGCCAGCAGCACCGAGCAGCTCCGGATGCTCAGCGAGGGCCGGATCGACATCGGGCTGATCCACCAGAACCCGCCGTCCACCTTGCACGGGCGGTTGTTGTTCGAGCATCCGTTCGGGGTCGCGATCCGGCCTGGTCACGCGCTTTTCGGCCGCCCGCAATGCCGGTTGCGGGATCTCGACGACGTCCGGGTGCTCGCGCACTCGCGGGCGCAGGTCCCGGCCGGGCACGACCAGATGCGCGCGGCCGCGCACGGGCTCGGGGTGTCGCCGAACTGGCGGCTCGCGCGATTCAACGAGAACGCGCTGGCCTGCGCGGAGGCTGTCGAGGCGGACGCGGTGCTGCTGAGCAGGCCCAGCGCGAACCGCATGCTGCCCGGCTGGGCTTGGAGCGAGCTGGTCGAACCGAGCGTCCCGCTGACGACCTGGGCGGCGTGCCAGCCGCAGACCCGGCGGATCGTCGGCGCGGTCATGGAGGTGCTGGCCAGCTCTTAG
- a CDS encoding DUF488 domain-containing protein, whose translation MNKRQVQVRRVYDEPESTDGSRVLVDRLWPRGLSKDRAHLDDWLKQISPSTELRKWYAHDPDRYDEFAKRYRAELEEPERAEALDQLRALAKKGSLTLLTATKRSDISEAAVLADLLSS comes from the coding sequence ATGAACAAACGCCAAGTCCAGGTACGCCGGGTTTACGACGAGCCGGAGTCCACCGACGGCTCGCGGGTCCTGGTCGATCGGCTGTGGCCGCGCGGGCTGAGCAAGGACCGTGCGCACCTGGACGACTGGTTGAAGCAGATCTCCCCGTCGACGGAACTGCGCAAGTGGTACGCGCACGATCCGGACCGGTATGACGAATTCGCGAAGCGGTACCGCGCGGAATTGGAAGAACCGGAGCGTGCGGAAGCGCTGGATCAGTTGCGGGCATTGGCGAAAAAGGGCTCGCTGACGCTGCTGACTGCGACGAAGCGCAGTGACATCAGCGAAGCTGCCGTGCTGGCGGACCTGCTCAGCTCCTAG
- a CDS encoding winged helix-turn-helix transcriptional regulator: MKARYSCAVELAVDVMGGKWKPVILARLKEGPHRYGQLRRAIPSITEKVLTAQLRELVGAGLVDRTEVAGRVPTVEYRLTPEGDELRPALTALYEWGSRYAERNSIPVGDS; this comes from the coding sequence ATGAAAGCGCGCTACTCGTGTGCGGTCGAGCTGGCCGTCGACGTCATGGGCGGGAAATGGAAGCCGGTGATCCTGGCGCGGCTCAAGGAGGGCCCGCACCGGTACGGCCAGCTGCGCCGGGCGATCCCGTCGATCACCGAGAAGGTCCTGACCGCGCAGCTGCGCGAACTCGTCGGGGCAGGGCTGGTCGACCGGACCGAGGTGGCCGGTCGCGTGCCGACAGTCGAGTACCGGCTCACCCCGGAAGGCGACGAACTGCGCCCGGCGCTGACCGCGTTGTACGAATGGGGCAGCCGGTACGCCGAGCGCAACAGCATCCCGGTCGGCGATTCCTAG
- a CDS encoding group II truncated hemoglobin has product MIIEYIRYRVPDGGHAEFEAAYRRAAKSLAAAEQCHDYELAHAVDEPGSYVLRIVWTSADAHLQGFRGGPHFAAFFAEIRPYVENIEEMRHYERTEVAGPGGAVPTLYEWAGGAAALARLTEAFYAKVPEDDLLAEVFAGMSPEHPAHVAVWLGEVFGGPAAYTDHHGGHAHMISRHTGRAITEPQRRRWVSLLLATADEVGLPADPEFRAALAGYLEWGSRLAVVFSAPDAGPAGDQPVPRWGWGSAPPWMGN; this is encoded by the coding sequence GTGATCATCGAGTACATCCGGTACCGCGTTCCGGACGGCGGGCACGCGGAGTTCGAAGCCGCCTACCGAAGGGCGGCCAAGTCGCTCGCCGCCGCGGAACAGTGTCACGACTACGAACTCGCGCACGCCGTCGACGAGCCGGGCAGCTATGTCCTGCGCATTGTCTGGACTTCGGCCGACGCGCACCTCCAGGGTTTCCGGGGCGGGCCCCATTTCGCCGCGTTCTTCGCCGAGATCCGGCCGTATGTCGAGAACATCGAGGAGATGCGGCATTACGAACGCACCGAGGTGGCCGGTCCGGGCGGCGCGGTGCCGACGCTCTACGAATGGGCGGGCGGAGCAGCCGCGCTGGCCAGGCTGACCGAGGCGTTCTACGCGAAGGTGCCCGAGGACGACCTGCTGGCCGAGGTGTTCGCCGGGATGAGCCCGGAACATCCCGCGCACGTGGCGGTCTGGCTCGGCGAGGTGTTCGGCGGTCCGGCCGCGTACACCGACCACCACGGCGGGCACGCGCACATGATCTCCAGGCACACTGGCCGGGCGATCACCGAGCCGCAGCGGCGTCGGTGGGTTTCGCTGCTGCTGGCCACCGCGGACGAGGTCGGGCTGCCTGCTGACCCGGAGTTCCGCGCGGCGCTCGCGGGGTATTTGGAATGGGGCAGCAGGCTCGCGGTGGTGTTTTCCGCGCCGGACGCCGGGCCCGCGGGCGACCAGCCGGTGCCCCGCTGGGGCTGGGGCTCGGCTCCGCCGTGGATGGGAAACTGA